The Anopheles maculipalpis chromosome 3RL, idAnoMacuDA_375_x, whole genome shotgun sequence genomic sequence CGAAACGGATTACAGCACCATTTCTAACGGTGAAAGCGATCGATTCACCTTACCCAGGGTCCAAGGAAGGATTCGAACAGACCGTTGCGATCCTGAAGGAAGCTAACCCAAAGTATGAGGTGGTGTACGTAACAGGGTCACATCATGTACACCTAACCGAGCCGGAAAATGTCGTCCCGGTGGTGGTAGACTTCCTACGAAAGTATTGGCGTAAGGAGATGGATGTAATTAGTAAGCTTTAAACGTCGGAGAGACCTTGGGAAATGTAATCGGGGATGGAAACAGGTATCTGTCTATGTGTTGCGGGGTGTATTTATTAAGTTTTGGGAACAAAATAGACGAAATATAAGATCACAAGCTGTGTTTATAAAACCTCGCTCAGTTAATCAGCGTGTTTGTTGGTGTGCGTGATAGGCGTAGCTGTTCGCGTCATCTTGCCCTGTTTGATACCAAAGTTCTCGTCTGCgtagcaataaaaatggcatGAGTGGGCATAAATCGGACGCGAGATAAGATGCTGATAAAGGGCACGACTTTATACTCGggtgttttggtttcttcgATGCGTTGCCCAATCGAAGTGTAATTTGTGAACACGCTCAAGCTAATTGTGAACTTGTTCCAAGCGACCAACCTGGTTCCAAGTTTTGCAAATGGACGTGATCGACACGCAACCCATGGAAACGCTCGTCGAACGGCACGATAGACTACATGCTGTAAGTAATAGCGAGAAGCAACCAACCagactgtttgttgtttaactATGCTGTCCACCTTCCAGGTACAGGAAGTCCGTATTCCGGTCCCTTTCGGTGAGCTAGCCGGCAAGTGGTGGGGTCCAAAAAATGTTCGTCCGATCGTGTGTCTTCACGGATGGCAAGATAATGCCGGTTCGTTCGATACCCTTATTCCTCTGCTACCATCCCACATGAGCTTCCTAGCGTTGGATCTACCCGGACACGGTTACTCATCACGCATCCCGGACGGAATGACCTACCAACCGATGAACATCTTCTACCTACTCAACTTCGTAATGCACGAGTACGGATGGAAAAAGATCTCACTCATGAGCCACTCGATGGGTTCGGTACTCCATTACCCGTACGCAGCCATCTTTCCTACCCGTGTCGATTTTCTCATCTCAATCGACGCTCTAAAGCCACAAATCTTTCGCGACGAAGTGCTCGTTTCAATGCTGAGTGAACTAACGCCCGAACATTTAAAAGCGGATCTACGAAATCAGGAAAAATCGGAAC encodes the following:
- the LOC126565036 gene encoding probable serine hydrolase: MDVIDTQPMETLVERHDRLHAVQEVRIPVPFGELAGKWWGPKNVRPIVCLHGWQDNAGSFDTLIPLLPSHMSFLALDLPGHGYSSRIPDGMTYQPMNIFYLLNFVMHEYGWKKISLMSHSMGSVLHYPYAAIFPTRVDFLISIDALKPQIFRDEVLVSMLSELTPEHLKADLRNQEKSEPPSYTYEETVDRLYEGAVNSITRESCPFLLQRNIRKSAKFPDKYYFARDSRLKYGFGFLWSQEVNKRLAQNLTMPFLFIKATESPYWERKQYYDEVVEILERNNSRFELRYVEGTHHVHLSHPERVAPVVTDFLNRYWQKDEEMASKL